One genomic region from Dehalobacter restrictus DSM 9455 encodes:
- a CDS encoding HDOD domain-containing protein — MMFYRIKQLRSALHPVVNENEYSWLNAVLSERERQLFLKQTLTEQRHALDVARDIQEQSSLIENGYGKEVYHNLLSGALLHDCGKSVIHLLLWQRIFIVVFDYLPERIKNIIRQSKSVFGKTLVIYTQHPAWGKRLAARAGLSPEIQRLIHNHHTPQNSMEEILHSADNRH, encoded by the coding sequence ATGATGTTCTATCGGATCAAACAATTACGCAGTGCGCTGCACCCGGTTGTAAATGAGAATGAATACTCCTGGCTAAATGCCGTACTGTCGGAGCGGGAAAGACAGCTGTTTCTGAAGCAGACCCTTACAGAGCAAAGGCATGCACTCGATGTCGCTCGGGATATCCAGGAACAGAGCAGTCTTATTGAAAATGGTTATGGAAAAGAAGTTTACCATAACCTATTAAGTGGTGCGCTTCTCCATGACTGCGGAAAATCAGTGATCCATCTGCTTCTGTGGCAGAGAATATTTATTGTTGTCTTTGATTATTTACCGGAGCGGATCAAAAACATCATTCGCCAAAGCAAATCAGTTTTCGGCAAGACGCTGGTGATTTACACACAGCATCCTGCTTGGGGGAAACGACTGGCTGCCCGGGCAGGACTCTCTCCCGAAATCCAGCGCTTAATCCATAACCACCATACCCCACAAAATTCTATGGAAGAAATCCTTCACTCGGCTGATAACAGGCACTAG
- the phoU gene encoding phosphate signaling complex protein PhoU: protein MRHKFEAQLQELKKKIVEMSVLVEKALEQAMESLKNRDMALAEKVIRDDGQINDSEQDIELLCTHLVATQQPFASDLRNIVASYKIISSLERMGDLSVDIAKVSLRIGPDPLIKPLIDMPKMAEIAVQMMRTAVQAFICEDVELARSLAETDHKVDHYYKLIFNELNEMMAKDSAISGQAVYLLLATRYIERIGDYCTNIGEEVIYMQLGVRENLNK from the coding sequence ATGCGCCATAAATTTGAAGCCCAGCTTCAGGAGCTGAAGAAAAAAATAGTAGAGATGAGCGTGTTAGTTGAGAAGGCGCTAGAACAGGCCATGGAAAGCTTGAAGAACAGGGATATGGCTCTGGCGGAAAAGGTCATCCGTGATGACGGCCAGATCAATGATTCTGAGCAGGATATCGAGCTGCTCTGTACCCACCTTGTTGCAACCCAGCAGCCGTTTGCCTCGGATCTCCGCAATATTGTTGCAAGCTATAAAATCATTTCCTCTCTGGAAAGAATGGGCGATCTCTCTGTCGATATTGCCAAAGTATCCTTGCGGATCGGACCAGATCCACTGATCAAGCCGTTGATTGACATGCCGAAAATGGCTGAGATAGCAGTCCAAATGATGCGTACGGCCGTCCAGGCTTTTATCTGTGAAGATGTTGAACTTGCACGGTCTCTGGCTGAGACCGACCACAAAGTGGATCATTACTATAAACTGATTTTTAACGAACTGAATGAGATGATGGCGAAAGACTCGGCAATATCAGGCCAGGCGGTCTACCTGCTTCTAGCGACCCGCTATATCGAAAGAATCGGCGATTACTGTACAAATATCGGGGAAGAAGTTATTTATATGCAATTAGGCGTTAGGGAAAATTTAAACAAATAG
- the thpR gene encoding RNA 2',3'-cyclic phosphodiesterase, producing the protein MRLFISLNFSEHSLDQFEKWQDELKVKGLRGYWRRRDNLHLTLRFLEEVEEKDLDALQQTLTGVSGRIGEFAVAFDSLGVFPNIIQPRILWAGIRKEPKLIQLQKQIQHATSQFGAPPDTRPFKPHLTLASGGIKGIDQNILNWGSTLDLKETAVHYALMQSKVEKGIRQYLTVARYRI; encoded by the coding sequence ATGCGATTATTTATCAGCCTGAATTTTAGTGAACACAGTCTTGACCAATTCGAAAAATGGCAGGATGAACTTAAGGTTAAAGGTCTCCGCGGCTATTGGCGCAGACGTGATAACTTGCACCTGACGCTGCGTTTTTTAGAAGAAGTGGAAGAAAAGGATCTTGATGCTTTGCAACAGACCCTGACGGGTGTTTCGGGACGTATCGGTGAATTTGCGGTTGCTTTTGATTCCCTTGGTGTCTTCCCGAATATCATACAGCCTCGGATACTATGGGCCGGGATAAGAAAAGAACCGAAGCTGATTCAGCTGCAAAAGCAGATCCAGCACGCGACGAGCCAATTTGGAGCACCGCCTGATACCAGGCCTTTTAAACCTCATCTTACTTTAGCGAGCGGCGGCATCAAGGGTATCGACCAAAATATCCTAAATTGGGGCAGTACGCTTGATCTTAAAGAGACTGCCGTCCATTATGCTTTAATGCAAAGCAAAGTGGAGAAAGGCATTCGGCAATACCTGACAGTTGCCCGGTACCGGATCTGA
- a CDS encoding N-acetyltransferase, giving the protein MVTYRHAKLSDVEDIISLINYYAEQGLMLPRTRSALYEGIREVIVAVEDDRIVGTGALHITWDDLAEIRALAVEESYRGKGLGRKIVELLLEEAKELHCPKVFTLTYQVDFFKHMGFEITEKDSMPHKVWKECINCVKFPNCDENALILYLK; this is encoded by the coding sequence ATGGTAACCTATAGACATGCAAAGCTAAGCGATGTGGAAGATATTATTAGCCTGATCAATTATTATGCAGAACAGGGACTCATGCTGCCCAGAACCCGAAGTGCGCTGTATGAAGGAATCAGGGAGGTCATTGTAGCGGTAGAGGATGACCGGATCGTCGGAACCGGCGCTTTACATATTACCTGGGACGATCTCGCTGAGATCAGGGCACTGGCGGTTGAGGAAAGCTACAGAGGGAAGGGGTTAGGCCGCAAGATTGTTGAGCTACTTTTGGAAGAGGCCAAGGAGCTCCATTGCCCCAAGGTATTTACCCTGACGTATCAGGTAGATTTCTTCAAACATATGGGATTCGAAATCACCGAAAAGGATTCAATGCCCCATAAGGTCTGGAAAGAATGCATCAATTGTGTTAAGTTTCCTAATTGTGATGAAAATGCCTTGATTCTTTACTTAAAATAG
- the rnhA gene encoding ribonuclease HI — MTVKSVKIYTDGACSGNPGPGGWAAILKYGEHEREISGFEGNTTNQRMELTAAVQGLAALKESCSVQVHSDSAYLINAFEQNWLSRWQKNGWQSSQKKPVENRDLWVSLVELTAKHDVVWVKVKGHSGHPENERCDELARKAIAEALA, encoded by the coding sequence ATGACTGTAAAAAGTGTAAAAATTTATACGGACGGAGCCTGTTCAGGCAATCCCGGGCCGGGAGGTTGGGCGGCAATCCTGAAGTATGGTGAACATGAAAGAGAGATCAGCGGCTTTGAGGGCAATACAACCAATCAGCGCATGGAGCTGACAGCGGCAGTCCAAGGACTTGCTGCCCTGAAAGAAAGCTGCAGTGTCCAGGTCCACAGTGACAGTGCCTATTTAATTAATGCATTTGAACAAAACTGGCTTTCTCGCTGGCAAAAGAATGGCTGGCAGAGTTCGCAAAAGAAACCGGTTGAGAACCGTGATCTCTGGGTATCGCTTGTGGAACTCACGGCAAAGCATGACGTTGTCTGGGTTAAAGTCAAAGGTCATTCCGGACATCCCGAGAACGAACGATGTGACGAACTTGCCCGCAAAGCGATTGCCGAAGCTTTGGCCTAA
- a CDS encoding ATP-grasp domain-containing protein yields the protein MAKFLEYQGKEWLAKAGIPVPKGRSASSPEEAQQAAEWIGKSVAVKGQVQAGGRGKAGIVKLVETPSEASAAAAEILVKTVKGLPVRQVLIEEKLAIKKEYYCSFVINNARDARCPMLMFSSEGGMDIESVPEELIFKMNIDPIFGLQIYDAIDFCVRAGIPNKELSKFASFLTKLSQVYKKYDCQTLEINPFVMTEDGSLICADCKMEIDNSSVGRHPEFGIKIARDLPGEVTELDMIGWSIEETDARGTGFLMNMGYDEVSPGYIGYHPIGGGSAMMGLDALNQVGLKPANYADTSGNPVGSKIYRVAKSVLSQPNIDGYLLGGFMMANQEQWHHANAIVKVLWEELPKKPGLPCVLLLCGNREDESMEILRKGLAELMTSDGIGKRIEIYGKEHVTDTKFIGQRLLALAKEYRAEKDAQGK from the coding sequence ATGGCAAAATTTCTAGAGTATCAAGGTAAGGAATGGCTTGCCAAGGCGGGAATACCCGTACCGAAGGGCAGGTCGGCATCTTCTCCGGAAGAAGCACAGCAAGCGGCAGAATGGATTGGCAAGTCCGTAGCTGTCAAAGGTCAGGTCCAGGCAGGAGGACGAGGAAAAGCCGGGATTGTAAAACTGGTCGAAACTCCGTCCGAAGCTTCGGCGGCAGCTGCTGAAATACTGGTAAAGACAGTCAAAGGACTCCCTGTCAGACAGGTTTTAATTGAGGAGAAACTGGCGATCAAAAAAGAATACTATTGTTCATTTGTCATTAACAATGCGAGAGACGCCCGCTGCCCGATGCTGATGTTCAGCTCAGAAGGCGGCATGGATATTGAAAGTGTTCCTGAAGAACTTATTTTTAAGATGAATATTGACCCTATTTTTGGTCTGCAGATTTACGATGCGATCGATTTTTGTGTCCGAGCTGGCATTCCAAATAAAGAATTGAGTAAGTTTGCTTCTTTCCTGACGAAGCTGTCCCAAGTCTACAAAAAGTATGACTGCCAGACACTGGAGATCAATCCGTTTGTCATGACGGAGGATGGAAGCCTGATTTGCGCAGACTGCAAAATGGAGATTGATAACAGTTCTGTGGGCCGACATCCGGAATTCGGCATTAAAATTGCCCGCGATTTGCCTGGTGAAGTCACCGAACTCGATATGATCGGCTGGAGCATTGAAGAAACAGATGCCCGTGGAACCGGCTTTCTGATGAATATGGGTTATGACGAAGTAAGCCCCGGCTATATTGGCTATCATCCGATCGGCGGCGGTTCGGCGATGATGGGACTTGATGCGCTGAATCAGGTAGGACTCAAACCTGCCAACTATGCCGACACGAGCGGCAATCCTGTTGGATCCAAAATCTATCGCGTTGCCAAGAGCGTACTGTCGCAGCCCAATATTGACGGTTATCTTCTTGGTGGTTTTATGATGGCGAATCAGGAGCAATGGCACCATGCCAATGCGATTGTCAAAGTACTGTGGGAAGAGCTTCCGAAGAAGCCCGGCCTGCCTTGCGTTCTGTTACTCTGCGGCAACCGCGAGGATGAATCCATGGAGATTCTGCGCAAGGGTCTGGCAGAGCTTATGACTTCGGACGGAATTGGCAAAAGAATTGAAATATACGGAAAAGAGCATGTCACGGATACGAAGTTTATCGGTCAAAGACTTCTGGCTCTGGCCAAAGAATACAGAGCGGAAAAAGATGCTCAGGGAAAGTAG
- a CDS encoding succinate--CoA ligase subunit alpha, which produces MGILISDRSKVIIQGITGREGSVRTKYMKEYGTKVIGGTSPGKKGDEVHGIPVYNTVKEIAKEHDEIDFSVIFVPGSVLKTAVFEAADAGVKNVIPCVEGTPIHDIMEMVAYCKLRGTRLIGPGSIGILTPGEAVVGWLGGNVEWANKFFKKGNIGVFSRSGGQSGTIPWVLREGGFGVSTVVHTGTEPILGTSMADLLPLFEADPETKGVAVYAEIGSSQEEECADVIAEGKFTKPFVIYVAGAWAPEGQRFSHASNIVERGRGSAKSKIEAVLKAGGFIAETPIDIPIILKDKIKE; this is translated from the coding sequence ATGGGTATTTTAATCAGTGACCGGTCTAAAGTCATTATCCAGGGAATTACCGGCCGTGAAGGATCTGTAAGAACCAAATACATGAAAGAATATGGCACCAAAGTCATCGGCGGAACCAGCCCAGGGAAAAAAGGGGACGAGGTTCATGGCATCCCCGTCTATAATACGGTTAAGGAAATTGCCAAAGAACACGATGAAATTGACTTTAGCGTCATCTTTGTGCCGGGCAGTGTTCTGAAAACCGCTGTTTTTGAAGCTGCCGACGCGGGTGTCAAAAATGTTATTCCGTGCGTTGAAGGAACACCCATCCATGATATTATGGAAATGGTCGCTTATTGCAAGTTGAGAGGAACCCGCTTAATCGGCCCCGGATCCATTGGCATTCTGACACCGGGAGAAGCAGTTGTTGGCTGGCTTGGTGGCAATGTCGAGTGGGCTAACAAGTTCTTTAAGAAAGGTAATATCGGTGTCTTTTCGCGCAGTGGCGGACAATCAGGGACCATTCCTTGGGTATTAAGAGAAGGTGGTTTCGGCGTAAGTACGGTTGTGCATACCGGAACCGAGCCTATACTTGGAACATCTATGGCTGATTTGCTGCCCTTATTCGAAGCAGATCCTGAAACAAAAGGTGTAGCCGTCTATGCTGAGATCGGCAGCTCTCAGGAAGAGGAATGTGCCGATGTTATTGCGGAAGGCAAATTCACAAAACCTTTCGTAATCTACGTAGCCGGAGCCTGGGCTCCCGAAGGCCAACGTTTTTCCCATGCTTCCAATATTGTCGAACGCGGCCGCGGGTCAGCGAAGAGTAAAATTGAAGCTGTCCTTAAAGCGGGCGGTTTTATCGCTGAAACGCCAATAGATATCCCCATTATTTTGAAGGATAAAATTAAGGAATAA